One window from the genome of Acinetobacter lanii encodes:
- a CDS encoding BLUF domain-containing protein encodes MLIQLCYASRRVERDYDLLQDLSDILAQARSFNEAHQIYGVLYYAEGVYFQCLEGEKSALESLFANIAKDPRHTDIHRFKDHMIDQIHFSQWSMKYVNQHGKVRQFFEKQGLSRFLPHQLDETGIHDFLKLLLKMQQADEKSHPKKGLNHRGYQNFF; translated from the coding sequence ATGCTGATACAACTTTGTTATGCCAGTCGCCGTGTGGAACGTGACTATGATCTTTTACAAGACTTGAGTGATATTTTGGCTCAAGCCAGATCGTTCAATGAAGCTCATCAGATTTATGGGGTACTGTATTATGCTGAGGGGGTGTATTTCCAATGTTTGGAGGGAGAGAAGAGCGCTTTAGAGTCATTGTTTGCCAACATCGCAAAAGACCCTCGACATACTGATATCCATCGTTTTAAGGATCATATGATTGATCAGATTCATTTTTCACAATGGTCAATGAAATATGTGAATCAACATGGCAAAGTCAGACAGTTCTTTGAAAAGCAGGGTTTAAGTCGTTTTTTACCGCATCAGTTAGATGAGACTGGCATACATGATTTTTTAAAACTGCTTTTGAAAATGCAACAAGCCGATGAAAAATCACATCCTAAAAAAGGCTTAAATCATC